Below is a window of Manis javanica isolate MJ-LG chromosome 2, MJ_LKY, whole genome shotgun sequence DNA.
AGTTAAttggggggcatatgtctttctctTCTGCACAGGTATCTTTAGGTGGTGTTGACCTCACAATCCGGGTGCTAATGACAGGATACTGGCCCACTCCATCAGCCACACCAAAGTGCAACATCCCACCAGCCCCAAGACATGCTTTTGAGATATTCAGAAGGTAAACAGAAATACAACTTTGCTTTTCTGAGTGCAAATAATTGtccaaaattgaaataaatttgagCATTGGTAGTGTCCCTGATTGAGGCTATACTCCATTTTTAACCTCATGTTCTAAAGGAGAAGTTATTATCCCTATGCTTTTCAACTTGTAAGAAAGAGCTGTATACATTCTTTTCAGAGGAATGTTTATTAATGTCTTTTCTTCAGCATTCAGTGCATGGTTAGGAGtatattttgtgttgttgatgTCTAACAGTGGCTTAGGGTGAATTGATTATGAAGAAAGGTAGTCTTCAGAACAGCAGTGActgagcagaggccaggggcaAGTGTACCAGTAGAAATTTTTTAGTATGCTATGTTTGTCATTTAATACCTAGCGGAATCACTTAAGTCTTTTTCCCTCTATCTCcgtctccctcccccctccttttattgtttccttttctgtaagttaCTGGAGCTGAGCTTGATTCCTGAGATTTCCTTGAGCTTTCAAAGTCTCCCTTCCAGACACATTTGTTAAAGTTGTTATCCTGTGGTTATAGTTTCCCACGTATAAATTGCATGATTCTCTGAAACCTGATTTGATTTGCTGAAGGTTTTACTTAGCCAAACGCAGTGGCCGACAGCTCACGCTCCAGCATCATATGGGTTCTGCAGACCTCAATGCCACCTTTTATGGACGAGGTAAGAAGGTAAAAATTGAtagtttgaacatatttatattaagtaACTTAAAAGCAGTCTGTAGAAGTGATTTGTGGATTTTTTGGACAtgcataaattattaaaaataatttttagtaattattaaatagggtatatttttctgtttcaaatattaaatggGGGGAACATAGCTCTTTGATTtacttctattccttcagttaTTAACTTAATTTGACAGTATAAAGACTACACCAGCAATCttccttaaggaaaaaataatagatacttacacattttatttatgtgtaaatTATTAGACTTGAAATAgtattgcataaaataaaatggaaattgattTGATGGATACAAAACTatgagtctttttaaaattttcagtatcCTGTAATCCTTATtgccaataaataaaaatcaggaaagttAACACTTGAGATTTGTGAGATGTACAAAATGTTACtaaagtgaatatttaaaaattaacaatattctAGTGAATTGCCTTATTTTTACAATGTGATTGCTTTTTCATATCTAAAATCATGAGGTTTAGAGTAATAATTTACTTGTATTATTTGATGTAATCAGTCATTGACcttcaaatagaaaaatagtaGCTTTAGCCTTGAAAAGATTTCAGAACTCACTGATTATAGTGGACTTTATGGGACAGAATCTAAGTTCACTCTAAGTAGGTTCTATTGAGCAAAATAAAattccctcttaaaaaaaaataagaaaaagtaggaaagaaaaaaatgaaatctccaACAATCCCAAAATGAACTGATCAGTTTCTTGACtttgtggaaaataaatgaatggacataAACTCTTTTTGCATTCGTGCAAAAATAGGACTCGCTTGCTCTGACTAATCTGAAGCTGCTTTTACTGCGGGGCATTGGTGTCGGGGACACTCAGAAGAATGGTCACGGTTTTTTAACCTTTCAGAAAGCCTGTGGGTGAGAGCTTAAAACACAGCAATGCTAAGGCTGCTAAAGACTCACTCTCTGGAAGAGAGGTTCATCCTCCTGGGGGCTTccctttaaaaacaattttaaaggcTCTCACTCAGAGGAGCACACATGTAAAATCTAAGTTTCAGTTAACTGAAGCCTAAAATGTGGCAAAGATGGCAGGGTGACCTAGAGGCAAAGGGACATGATGTGAAGTTTGTCAAACTCAAGTCTGAGTTCCTATCCTTCTCTCCATATTGATGTGACCTTGAACTGGGCTTTCTACAGAGTTGATTGAATATTGCACAGGAACCATAAAAATGGCTTTTTGTAAGCACTTTCAAATGTTagtttctgattctcttttatgtttatgtgtatatgtgtaatagTGACAGCCACCATGAGACTGGAATGCTTACTGTTTTCCAGACCACTGCCCCTCAACCTGAATTCCTGTTTTCCCCTGCTTATAAGGTGACTCCAGtccttttccaaaattttattttatttattttattttattttatatttatttattttatatttattatattatgtatttattttatatatttattattttcttttctttattttattttattttattttattttttcttttctttctttctttctttattttattttatttttattttttaatttattttatttttatttttcatgttttatgctcCTAGGGGTCATTCTGGTGAAAAACGTCATTTAGTTGTTCCTGGACCAGCTCGTTGGCTTCCAACAAACGCCGAGGCACCCAGGCGGGAGTCAGTCCCCGCCGGGTCGTCCAGCCGCACACGCCCAAACGTTCCGGCCGGCCGTTGGCcacgactttttttttttcaataagacaattttaaaattaatttttatttttaagattaaagcATCCTCATTGACAGTTCAGCAACAGTCCTTGCTTACACTAGAGCAGGGGTCCTTATCACTTGGTTTGGCCCAGCCCTCTTTGCTGCCTGCTTCTGGTAAATACATCCCTTTCTTTTGGTGAATTGCTTATCATCCCCATTCCAGCCATGGGGctattttgggggctgcccatcaTGGTATCTATGGCTACCAGTGTGGACATGTGATCCAGGCTGGGCCATCCATCTGAGCTCTTTCTTCCTTTGGATGTTTTTTCTTAAGCGAGATGAAGAGAAGCTGAGCTGGGCACCGTGAACTTGGAGCTGCCCGTGGCCATGGTTGGGCCTTGTGCGGTCTGAAAGACTGAGGTATGCTCGTGTCCGCTCCGGCTGTGCATGAGGCTAGCCTTTCTCTTGCCGTTGGCGGGTTGCTTATGTGACTCATGTGCTTCCCATTTGGTGTCTTTAGTGTCAGTTGGGAGTCTAGCATGTGCAGCCAAGCATTCTGATATTAATACTATTTTTTCATCAGATCcctgtcttatttctttcccGAATCCATCTGAGCTGATCAATCCCTTGCTCAATGAACATAATCTGCACATCCTTTGTTCCTGCCTCTGGCCCAATTGTTTTCCCTGCTAGGAATGTTTGTCCTGTCTTACCTCGTTCTCTAAAGCCTCACTTCCTTAAGTCACTCTTCCGTGAAACTTGGTTTGTCCTCCACAAGTTCAAGAGAGTATTTCTTTAGCTTAACATCTAAAGTTTAGATTCTAAAACCTGAAAATCACCCGATATTATTTACTAATTGGTATTCATCCTTGCTATGTATCTACccaattagaataaaaatttcaagCTCAACTTAAGTATAGAACTAAAGGGACTAGTTTCAAATTACAAACCCGGTGTGGGGTGGAATTCGTTGAAGTTTCTTTCCTTAAAGATACTCATGTCTGACTGATGGTAATAGAGGAATGCATTACAATGGAAAATGAGAGAGTTTAAGCCATTCCAAGTCTCTAGATTGTTAGGGGTTTTGgggaagagacagaaagtaatttAAAGAAAGTGTTGGAGTTTGCTAAATGATAAACAATGGAAAACCATAAGCATTCCATGATCTAGAAACATAAAAAATGTCACTAGAACCTTTGAGAGATTTCTGGAGCAAAGAAGATCATGCTGTAGCCAGGTAGTGCAGTAGGGTGGAGATGTGGTATTTGAGAAATAGCCCAAGTTTAAGCTAGAGTTCGGGAACAGAAGGGATAGATGGGAAATCAATCTAGGATCAAAGAGGGTCTTCACATAGCCACAGCGATGGACCGAGAGTTCAGTGCAGAGAGTTAACAGGGAGATTATCTAGGGGAAACTGTTACAGCACGAGGGAGTAAATTGGGTGATGAACAGAAGTGGGCTTTCAGGGTGTGCGGCAGAGTACACGAGGAAGTTTCTCATGAATCAGGGGAGTGTATATGGGAATGATTCACAAAAAAGAAGGTGGACATGTGTAAAAAAGAGTTAGAGTTTCCCTCACATACAGACAGACCTCTGATTCCAAAGGGTTTGAAAGTAATTTAATAACAAACCTCATTTGGAATTTGAAGGAGAAACTAGCAAGATCCTGAAATAGTTACTTGaaatttgaagtctttttcatttaaaattattctaaagatGCCTATGGAAGAAACTggtttcttattcctcctccccctTGCACCAGGGCATCCCATATGCCTATTTAGGCCAACTTGCTCAAGTCCCCCGTATGTGGGAGGATACCTTGCCTATTAGGCTTTCAACATGTGTTTACTACGGAATCTAACCTGTCATTCTACAGTTCTGAAGAAGAGTCAAATGTGTATTACCTCAGGAAAAATGACTTAAATTGACATGACAGATATTAAAAGACTGGTATAAGATTTATTTGAACAGCAGGTTGTtagggaagggaggcagagggagtacAACTCATAAGAGAAGGTGGAAGATAAACACCTAAGTACTTTAAATTCTGCCTTGGGCTAGCCTTGCTCCTAAAAAGTCCTTACCACAGCAATCTGAACGCAGTGAGCAACCAGATAATTCTCACCTGACCGGCTGGCTGGCTCCAAGTCTGGCTGGTGGTCTATCTAGTTTACCAAGGACCCGCCCAGGTACATGCAATAGAGGGTGTTTGCTAACCTTTTTAGAATTGATGATGCCCCTGTTAGCCAAATGGGGAACACCAGAGGAGAAAGACCCTACTCAGCCTTCTGTTCATGTGCCATCCCTGGTCTCAgtgcttcatctttaaaatgagaatctTTAACCCAGCATTGTGATTTGGAGCCCAGAGGCTGGCTCCTTGCCCCGTTCTCCCTGTGTACTCTTTGTGAACATGCCTatgtctgtcttcctctcttaATCATCTTTGCAGccttggtggggaggggggccTGCTTCCAGCATTTTCTCAGTTCTTTACAAAAGCAGGTCCTCAAGGAGCGTTCAGTCCCACGTgtatttctgtggctaggactcaCCTTAGGAATGTTGCATTTCAAGCACCCCTCCTGCACCTCTCTcctcctgttctctaattttcccACAGGTATCAAGGAgctgtttcctcttcctccctctccaccttGTACGCACATAAATCTATTCACCTTGTATCCTCACAAAAGCTTTCCTTAACAGCCACCTCTCCCATTGTCCCTGGCCCCTAGTCACTCTTGACCCCGTTGCTCTCCATTCTTCTCTTTTTAGCATTTACTTCTCCAGCAAACTGTCTTATGTGTTTGTAGTCTTTCTCCACCACCATCCTACCACCCACTACAATGTCAGCTTCACAGGGCACATCTGTGCTAGTTTATCTGCTCCCGTATCCCAGCACCTACAGCAGTGCCTGGGACTTAGCAGGTGCACAAAAACCTTTGTGCAATGACTGGATGAGCACAGTTCTGTCCGCCACTTGCAGCTGCCTGCTGCCAGATCCTCGGCTCGGTGGAGTTGAGGGTTGTGTGACCTGCTCCTGCAAACCTGAGTCCACCAAACTTGTGTAGGAAAAGGTACATCCCACAGGAAAGGGGCACACATGAGGATCCCAGTTTTGGCAGAATGGGAAATGGAAGTCAATAGTTTAggacaaaaggaggaaatagaacatgGGACAGagctaagcaaaaaaaaaacctggtttAAAACAAAATAGGGAGGGGAGCTCCAGGTGTAATTTCTGGAATATTTAAGTTGGACTGGTAGGCATAATTATTCAGTTGCAGCTTTCCACAAACACACTCTGTGGCCTTGGGTCCGTCATTGCTAAACTCTGAGCTTCCAATGTCAAACTTAAAAAATGAGGAAGCTGGATGTCTTTTCAGCCCTTTCCAGTGGCCCTTCTTTAAAAGAGGAGTCCCAGGAGAGTGTGATCTGTCCTAATGCTAAGTGTTAGGGATTAGAGTGCAGGAATCCCAAGTCGACCGAGACCTAAGAAATGAGATAAGTAAGGCTTACCTTGGAGTGTCAGCATTACTAATCAGAGCCCAGATACGCAGAGCTGTCTGAGGTATAAGATAAGGTTTCTAGGCCAGTAAGACCATGACAGTCACCAGTTTCACTATGTTAACatgtctaaagaaaaaaaaagtgtcaatAGGGGAGGGCAGGGTGTTCTCTAACCTTGGAAAGACAGAGAGGCCAGAGGCAAAGACTGGCCCTGCCTTGTCATATGCATCTAGGAGAAGGGCCTTAACcctctgtgctcccctcccagtaGAAAGGCTGGCGTCAGAGCGAGGTAACATGCAGCTAGTGGGCTCTGAGTATTTTCAGGAGACTGCAGGACAATGGTTAAGAATCCAGTCTCCATAGCTGATTTTAAATCCTGACTCTGTCAtttactggccatgtgacctgggCAGAGTATTCAACTTGTATCTCTACtttttcacctgtgaaatgggagtgATAATTATAGTAAATATTCCCAAGAATTGCCAGGAGGACAgagtgtaaagcacttagaatgggGTTGTTATAATTCCATTGGCAAAACCATTTCCTGCTAGTATGCATGTCTCAGACGTAATGATAGTAGAAATTTGTCTCCCTTCTGTTGACACTTTCAAAAAGCAACCTATTCCTTCCCATGTAGGTTtgcttacagagaaaaaaaaaatgtgtttatcacAGGGATTCTGAGGAATTTCCATCCTAAAGCTTGTAACATCTTATGGCAAATTGATAAATTACTCCTAGTATACCTGGGACTCACAGATTGCCTGACCACGGAGACAAGATACAGGTGTGATGCAAATGGAGAATTTTGGTGCAGGGACAGGTGCTTGTTGAAATCTTAATCGCCACACTGGCATTCTGGTGCCTGTCTCCCTCATGTGAGTTTGGGTTTGCACACGGACACTCAGGCTCTGATTTCCCTGCAAAGTGATATGCACGAACCTGCAGCCTCCAAAGAAGAGGTCAGGTCCAGCTGGCTTTCCCACCCACCGTGGTACACCCACATCAGCTCCCTGTCTGATCCTGCAGCTGCTCTCCCTGCCGTGGGTACCTTTATATGACAGAATAATGAGCTTTTGGAAAATGGTGGGTTAAAAGTACAGGAAAGACAGGAGCTGCAAGCAGAAACACTGATCCAAGGGTGCCCACTGACCTGCCTGCAGTGACTTCCCCTCCTCAAAAaaccaaatgttttcatttcattctggGACCGTGGTTTTCAGGCATTCCTCTGGGCTTTCAGTTATTCTCAGTGAAAAGTATGAGTCATTCTGGAAGGGTTAGAGAACGTTCAGTGATGATTCCCACATCGGTTGGAATCtgttcagtaagatttctttCCTCCTGACACCTTGCTGTGTTGGGTTAACCTTTAGGAATTAACCGAtttgtgagttttcttttgtgagttttcttttgttattgagAGGGGAAAGAGCTGAAAGGCGAGGTGCATGGGAAGCATAATACACTTAAAGAGGTCTATGAAAAATGGTGGGTGGATAACCTGAGGGGTTCAAGGACCAGGAGGACTCAGGGCGGCTCAGCTTTGTCATGGGTTCTGCTAGCATTTTCTAGACTGGCCTAGGAAGGTAACTCAAGATTATATTGCTCCCCTGGAAAAATGCAACTCGAGCTCCAAGTTAGTAACTTCTAACGGAACTTTTAAGACATGATCCATTGAAGCTGAGTTCTTAAATGGTGGACTTCCTATATTGGatcttgggaaaaaagaaagagtccCAGGAAGCACTGGGGAAAAAATGATTAAGTCAGAAGCACAGACATACCATGCGTTGGAGCTAGAACATGTGTCCCCGAGGTGTGGGGCAGGCCGTGACCTCCCGAAGACCCTGGCAGGACAGACACCTCTCCAGAGCCGCGGCAGAAAGATGCCCTGCATTTAAAGAAAGGAGGTTTGGGGCACTAGGGTTATGCTGACGTCTGCCTCCGGTTTCCTGGGACAGCCTCCCCTCCTGACTCTCAGAGAGCCCTGGGCCTCGGTCTGAGTCCACCAGAGAGTTCTTACGCCAAGGAGAGACCCGTAGGAACTCAGCAGGGGAAGCCAAGCCTTGGTGTGAGGAAGCCAGAGTGAGGAGACCTGGATCTAGACACCCCGTGGGGTTAGGCCTGAGGGACAGTCAGCGGGGGGTGTGAAAGGCAAGGGGGCTCCGGAGTATGAGTGAGGGGCCCAAGGCAGGCCGCCCCGACCCGGCAGGGGGGCGGTGTGGGCGCCGGCTGAGAAGGGAGTGGAGCAGAGCGggctggggcggggtggggagaAGGCGCTAGGGGAGCTGCCCCCGCGGCGACGCGCGCTCCGCGGAGGGGGGAGGCCAGGGTCTGGGGTGGCGCGCGGCGGCCGCCGAGGCTGCGGCGGCCGGAACAGGTGAGCGGCGGCCGGGCGTTCGGTCCCCGCCCTTCCCCGCGCGAGTGTCTCCTCCTTCCGACGCTCCCCGGCGCTTGGCCGCGCCGCGGCCCCCCTTGGTTCGGGGTTTTGCAACCGGCCGCTGGCCTTTTTTCCTCCcctgtttctgtctctccttcttcTTTTACGTTGCTCCACCCCGCCCAGGATCAGGCGAGGGGAACCAGCCGGGCTGCGGCGGGCAACTCGCGCCCGGCGCGCCCGCGAACTCCGGGAGCCGAGCCCCGCGCCCAGCCTGCTCCCAGAGAGGCGCGCTCTCCTCGCTCCCCCAGGCCCCGCGTCCTCCCCCCGCAACCTTCCCCACTTTTCCCCCTTTTGCAATCACATGGCATTTTAAGAATGCCGGTAAGATGGCGGTAGCGGCgacggcggcggcagcggcggggcCGGCCGGCGGGGAAGGCGGCCGGGCCCAGCGGAGCGGGCTGCTGGAAGTTTTGGTGCGGGATCGCTGGCACAACGTTCTGGTGAACTTGAGCGAGGACGCCCTGGTTCTGAGCTGCGAGGAGGGCGCTGCGGCGTACAACGGCATCGGGACCGCTACCAATGGCTCGTTCTGCAGGGGCGCTGGAGCCGGGCACCCGGGGGCCGGGGGCGCGCAGCCTCCGGACTCGCCCGCCGGGGTCCGCACCGCCTTCACCGACCTGCCCGAGCAGGTGCCCGAGTCCATCTCGAACCAGAAGCGTGGCGTGAAGGTGCTGAAGCCAGAGCTGGGCGGGTTGGGCATCAGCATCAAGGGGGGCAAGGAGAACAAGATGCCCATCCTTATCAGCAAGATCTTCAAGGGGCTGGCGGCAGACCAGACCCAAGCCCTGTACGTGGGCGACGCCATCCTGTCTGTGAACGGAGCCGACCTGCGGGACGCCACCCACGACGAGGGGGTGCAGGCGCTGAAGCGCGCTGGCAAGGAGGTGCTGCTGGAAGGTAAGGGGTTAACGCCGCGCGCGGCGCGCACACACCCACCCTCCGGCTCCCGCGGCCTCACACCCACCCGCCTTCACACCCCAGGAGGCCCGGGTGTGTGGGTGGCATGGAGTTATGACAACTCTTACACACCTGGGGGCAACTTGTCCCCACCCTATCGTCGTTACAGGCTCGGACCCAGCAGGGGTGTGTGAAAGGCTAGGCGAGCGGGGTTTCTTGAGCTCCTGCTGTGCGCCAAGCACGGGTCGAATGCTTCCTGTACGTTGCCTCATTTTTACCTGCGGATATCCAAGTGTAGCACAGAGGCTGGGACGTCCCCCTGGAAATGAAGGGCAGCCGCCCACGTTACCCGGCGAACTCCTTGACTAATCGCAACTCTGATAATCAGTTTTCTGCTTTGGCACAAGTTTCCCTTTACAAGCCTGGGCAACCCAGCCAAAAGGGTTGAATACTAAAGGGGCCAGAGAGGGGTGGCAATGTTTGAACGCCCCGGACTGCCGACCAGCCTTCCCAACTTCTCTCCGTGCAATTTGGAAACTGGGTTTGTAGCTGGGGCGTCGTGCCAAGGGCCAGGAAGTATGTTGCAGCTCTCGGCATAAGTTCGCTTCTGGTGCCAGGTGTTTGGCCGGTCAGTCTGGATtccaggttgctgtgggtggagggCTGGTGAAGGGCTTTCCTGCCTGCCTTTTCCGGGGATTTTTCCGGAGTGGTGTGGAAACAACTTTGCTTTGTAAACAGTTCCCACTGTGTGAGGCACCTTAGAAAGTACTCTCTTGAGAGCTACTGTCCCGGTCCCCTAATGATCGGGTAGGAATAGAATAGGTAGCAAGGTTTTTGTCCCCTTTTGTGGTTAGGTGGTGTGTGGGCGGGAGAAGGACAGTAGGGTATTAAGTGGATAATGTCTTCTCATTTCCCATTACGGCTGTGTTTTTCACTTGCTATCTACCTCTCTGCCCCTTAGCTTGCTTTGTGTATACCTCTGTCAGCACTAATGTCGTGCAATTATTTTGTCTATTTACCTGGCTTCCCCATAACTGTATATTGAGTGCTGAGTGAATTAATAAACCAGAATGTTTCAACTGAGACCTTGTAAACTGGTGGTTGATTTAAGTCCTAAATTAAGGACTTGTCAATTTCCTGCTCACCAgctgtgatgctggtgtgtgaaACTGAGAAAGTTCAAAGTTGGGAAACCAAGTTTGTTACATGTGACAGCTGATGCCATTCTCTGGTACATGATGGCCCACCTCCTGGCCTAGAATGCAGTGGGTTTTTCCCCCTTCATTTGTCTAGAGGATTTGTGATGTCTTCATATTTAATTGCTACCCTGGATCCAGAAAATGGGAGGCTATTTGCTTTGGCTTGATGATTAAcataagtaaatagaaaa
It encodes the following:
- the LOC140848035 gene encoding cullin-3-like; translated protein: MTGSLNKLLQVTWNIFSTATPGPLSLSLFIDDKLKKGVKGTECGCQLTSELEGMFRDMSISSITMDEFRQHLQTTGVSLGGVDLTIRVLMTGYWPTPSATPKCNIPPAPRHAFEIFRRFYLAKRSGRQLTLQHHMGSADLNATFYGRGKKVKIDSLNIFILSNLKAVCRSDLWIFWTCINY
- the LOC140848037 gene encoding beta-1-syntrophin-like; the protein is MAVAATAAAAAGPAGGEGGRAQRSGLLEVLVRDRWHNVLVNLSEDALVLSCEEGAAAYNGIGTATNGSFCRGAGAGHPGAGGAQPPDSPAGVRTAFTDLPEQVPESISNQKRGVKVLKPELGGLGISIKGGKENKMPILISKIFKGLAADQTQALYVGDAILSVNGADLRDATHDEGVQALKRAGKEVLLEVKYMQEATPYVKKGSPVSEIGWETPPPESPRLGGSSSDPLSSQSISFHRDRRSIPLKMCYITQNMSLADPENSSYQTSSLSSKCTELFISPDDSMNTHCQAA